ATTTGTACGGCATTTCGCGCGCAACGGAAATTCAGAAATaacatagtttttaaatattgtattttattaaacccACCTAATTTAATGAGATAAAGCAGAAaagttaatgattattattttattgagattcaacacaacttaaaaaaatgtcttatCAGTTGTCCGAGGGTTCTTTGGAGGTATGTGTAGCTGTATTTTAGGTGATATTACCATGCTAGAACatggtttaaatttaaaattatatggttTCATCGTTTATTATGTAGAAATTCATTGATATTGATGTTTATAAACCCTGTATAGGCCATGCTTTTAATTACGACGTACCTACCTCGCAAAACACTGcactaaaattatgtttttttatcttcgTATATTACTTTCAGATAATTATGAATGGGGGCCAGTACGATAAGCCAATAATGCAAGTGTTGGGCAGCAAAAAAATTCAAGGTAGCGGAGCTAACGAAAGGTTTAGGTTACTTGTTTCTGATGGCAAACATTCACACAGCTTTGCCATGCTTGCGACACAACTGCACGACAAGCTAATCACCGGAGAGCTGTCCGATTACTCTGTCGTACAAATTGATAGATTTATAACATCTCTACTGAAGATGACTGGAAAAGGAGAAAAGTAAGTCTTTTAACATGTTGGGAAATCTTAAACTGATGGTATGCAGTATGGCCCTGATTATCTAGTCTAATGTCAGCTATTATTCCCACTTTGTAATGTTTGTGCAAAAACATGTTACAACAAGTTTATTCCTACTACACTccatattattcatatatatatctGTTATTGTCTAATTGTCATATGTAAAACACATTACATTCTAAAAGTTATAATAGTAtacaatatcatttatttttgttaatataatccATATACAAAGTATTAATTTGTAGTCATATTTGCTCAAAAAATAACACTAGTTTACATGATTTGTCCATGAAATGGAACTTATACAGGTGCTTAGGGTTTCTACATCTATAAAAAATTTCAGAATGTCagttggttttatatttattaaaagttctTTTACGAATAACTTAAACTAAGTAAAGAATACAGAGTTGAAAATGTTTAACTGCcactttttcataaatatttcaaaatgtatctTTGTAAAATGGGTCACCATGGTTATTACTCACATCactgaaattttaaatagtaatcaTAAATCATAAATCCAAAAGTTTTTAAtctgtgtttttattgttttaggcgTGTAATGATAATTTTGGACCTTACAATCATAGCTCCCGGCAGTCAAGTGGGCAAAACATTAGGCACTCCCAAGACATGGTCTGAGGAGACAGCTTCATCTAAACCTCAACCACAGCAAGCTCCCAAACAGAATCATGCACCGGCACCAATGTCCATGCCAAAACCTGTGCCTGCTCCTGCAAATTTGGACTCTAGCATACTAAACTCAAAGATGACACACCCTATTGCCAGTTTGAGCCCTTATCAAAACAAGTAAGTACTTGGTAACATCATAAATCATTTTGAGagaaattacaaaaacaaaagtaaatactTAATGGTTCTAGATAACATAAATTcattatgtctaaaaatatatgtagctAATAATGATATCAGAAAGGGTTATTAGAAAGGGAAAGTAAAAATTTATGAGTAAAATGAAGGAGGTCCAAGTAAAACAAAGATAACTAGTCACAATATTGTACTTTTTAGCAATCATACCATCCTATtagaacaaaattatatacacaGCTTATGTTTTATCACTTTGTTTCAGGTGGGTGATCAAAGTGCGTGTCATGTCTAAGTCGCCAATACGAACATGGAGTAATGCTAAAGGAGAAGGAAAATTGTTCAGTATGGACCTCTGTGATGAGTCTGGTGAAATTAGAGCAACAGCATTTAAAAACGAATGTGACAAGTTCTATGATATGATACAggtaatgataatatattaaaattatatgtgaaaACTTTCATCaatggaaaacaaaaataaattaatgaactgaaaaaaatatgcgaATTTTTGCCTGTATCCTTGCTACATAACTGCATTGATGATTTACATTTGATAAGCTAGGTTGATAACCAACCATTAtttcaggcacaaattctaattCAAAGCAAATCATATGTTTTGTGTGAATTATAATTCTGATGGAAATTCTAATTgctctattttaaattaaaatatacttaccaaGCTTTATGAACTTTGCATTggcagaataaaaataaaatttaaatgttataaaaaacatttctacaaaaccttactgaataaaaaaataatatagtaacagAATAATCCATCAGAGTTTAAATCTGATGATAAAACGAATATTCAAATGGTTTATATGAATAAgcccaaaaatatttaatatttcatacatattattctCACAAACATAGGTAGACAATGTCTACTACATCAGCCGCTGCAGTCTTAAAACAGCGAATAAACGATTCTCGACTTTAAAGAATGATTATGAGATGTCGTTCACGCCGGAGACAGTGGTGGCCGAGTGCACGGAGGACACGTCGTCCATGCCTGGAATACAGTATGACTTCATACCCATCAACAAGATTGCTGATAAAGACCCCGACACTATATTGGGTGAgacctatttttttaaacagataCTGTTTAGAGTCGAAACCATTGTTTCCCAACGTGGGGCCTACGCCCCACAgtaataacaatttcatagtaatttcttcctaaaacttatcatttatatttcttaagggaacaaaacaatttttacagACTAAAAATGATGTATGGGGTgcataaaaattttagaaaGGTTAAGGTGGGGCATGGCATAAAAAAGTTTGGGAAACACTGATCTAaatcagggatgttatggatatgaaatttcggatatggatacggatatggatataggaataaaattatatcggtttcgaaTACGGTTATGGATacgtaattatttcggattatccgttagtttcggatagtttcggttacggataatagattaaagtaaaataaaaatattatgtaatacagtagggcgacgattactaactatcTTTCGTCGTCATCGTTTATTactaattatcgatgaactaattgagggacatgggtgttcggaaaaagtctgtgttttattttgagataaagtttcagtgaagtagttCCACCTCTTCTACGtgaagtttttatcacactatttacattttgcaaaattacattcaactgatcaaaaaatgtccaaattaaaGTACATACGTTGGACGCATTGTGtactaataaatcaatttagtacgtaacacacCACTATTcattcactttattaaataagtaagtacctactgctaaataataaaaatactatttatacatGAGATTATGTtatgacaaaaaattacaatcaaactACATAAA
This portion of the Manduca sexta isolate Smith_Timp_Sample1 chromosome 14, JHU_Msex_v1.0, whole genome shotgun sequence genome encodes:
- the LOC115447877 gene encoding replication protein A 70 kDa DNA-binding subunit — protein: MSYQLSEGSLEIIMNGGQYDKPIMQVLGSKKIQGSGANERFRLLVSDGKHSHSFAMLATQLHDKLITGELSDYSVVQIDRFITSLLKMTGKGEKRVMIILDLTIIAPGSQVGKTLGTPKTWSEETASSKPQPQQAPKQNHAPAPMSMPKPVPAPANLDSSILNSKMTHPIASLSPYQNKWVIKVRVMSKSPIRTWSNAKGEGKLFSMDLCDESGEIRATAFKNECDKFYDMIQVDNVYYISRCSLKTANKRFSTLKNDYEMSFTPETVVAECTEDTSSMPGIQYDFIPINKIADKDPDTILDVIGVCKFASDMQELTAKSTGRLLKKREVTIVDSSGGAVVLTLWGNEAESFDTNGNPVIAAKGTRISEFNGSKSLSCLNSTVLRFNPDMPEAHALRGWYDNGGADLDVVNISAKVGGYSGGSNEWITFAEAESRQLGSGEKGDYYSMLGVLTFTFSDNAVYKACPQEACNKKLVDQENGLFRCEKCNREFPNYKYRILLAANVSDPTGDQRVTAFNESAEVMLGRSADEIGRMFEYDKSGYSQLFDDVKFKTFVFKFRAKMETYSDETRLKTTVINAQPVDYKEGNARLLKSIKSMTGVDV